The window TTTGAAGAAATGTATACAGATGATATTATTGATGTTTTGGATGAAATGCCCGCAAATATTGTTAAAAAAATTTTAAGAAATACCAATAAAGAAACTAGAAATGATATTAATTTTATTTTAAAATATGATGATCAAACAGCGGGTGGTATTATGTCTGTTGATTTCATCAAAATTAGAGAAGATTTAACCATTCATGATGCAATAATAAAAATGAGAGGTTTAAAAAATGCAGATGAACTTTTTGACTTGATATTTGTTGTTGATAAATTTTCAAATTTGAAAGGAAAAATTTATTTAAAAGACTTAATTTTAAATAACACAGATGCAACTGTTGAAGAAATTATGGATAAAAGAATTGTTTCAACAATTACTTCAACAGATCAAGAAGAAGTTGCGTCACTTTTTAAAAAATATGATTTAAATGTTTTACCTGTTGTGAATAATCAAAACAAACTCGTGGGAGTTATAACTGTTGATGACATTATAGATGTTATTGAAGAAGAGGCTACAGAAGATATTCATAAAATGGCTGGTATTTCTCCAACTGAGGATTCTTATTTCAAAACATCAGTATTTAAAATGGTAAGATCAAGGTCAGTTTGATTATTATTTTTGATGATTTCGGCTACGTTATCTCAAATAGTCATTTCTGTATTTGTTGGAATATACACAAAGAATTCAGTAGATAATGGAAATTCAACAATAAATAATAATACAGATATAACATATATATTAACTGTTTTATTAACACCTTTACTAACAGTAATTTCAGGAACATCCGGAAATGCTGGTTCTCAATCATCAACAATGGTTATAAGATCCATGGCTTTAAGAGAAGTAAAAACTAAAGATTTGGCTAAAGTTTTGTGAAAAGAACTTCGAGTGGCTTTTTTATGTGGTTTAATTTTAGTTGTAGTTAATTTTGTGAGAATGACAATAATTTATGCAATTCAATATAAAGGAGATATTAATCGCTGATATTTATGAGAATCAATTGCTACTTTATCAATTTCAATGTTCATTACATTAATAATTGCTAAATTAGTAGGTGGAACTTTACCAATTTTAGCGAAAACTATTAAATTAGATCCAGCTGTAATGGCAGCTCCTTTATTAACAACACTTGTGGATGCATTATCTACTGCGGTTTTCTTCTCAATAGGTTTAATATTTTTTGGAGGCATGATTTAATTTATGCGATTGAGAAATAAAGAAAATGAAAAAACATTATTTTTACAAAATAATGAGAATGTAATTCATGAAATAAAAGAGCAGTGTAATCCTGCAATTTTTTTTGATAATAACAATCCAATAGAGCTTGAAATTGGCTGTGGTAAAGGCAAATTTATTATTTCAAAAGCTCTAGAAAATCCTGATATAAATTTTATAGCAATAGAAAAAGAATTAACGGTTGCTGGAGTTGCGCTAAAAAAAGCTTTAAATATATTTAAAAATAATATACCCGATAATCTTAAATTTATGTCGTATGATGTTAGAAAAATTTCATCATTATTTTTGAATAAAACAATTAGCAAAATTTATTTGAATTTTTCTGATCCGTGACCTAAAAAGAAACACGAAAAAAATAGATTAACACATCATTATTTTCAAGAAATATATTCAAATTTATTATATAGTGATGCAAAAATAGTTCTGAAAACAGATAACGATTCTTTATTTAATTATTCATTCAAAACCATTATGGATAATTATTTTTTTAGAGTAGAATATTTTACAACTGATTTATATAATTCAATTTATTTGACTGAAAATATTTCTACAGAATATGAAGATAAATTCACAGCAAGTGGAAAAAATATTAATATGTTAATTGCAAGTAATCAAATTTAAGGTGTAAAATAAATTACATTTTTTTATGGTTTTTTTTATTGATAAGTTTTTCAAGTCTTTCATTATATAGTGCAAAATTTTCATCTTGATACATAAAATCAAAAATTAATCTGTATTTTTTTGAAAATTCTATTCATAAATAAATAAAAGATAACGCTTCTATTCTTTGCTTATAATCAAATAAGACAATTTTTTTTAATCATTCAAATTTAGTTTGTAGTTTTTTTGAATCGTATTTTCTATCTAAAATATGATTACATCAAGCCTGTATTATTTTATATTGGCTTTTTTTTAATCTTTTTGCATCTTTTTTTAGAATATCCAAAAATAAATATGCTAGAAATATTTGTTTATTTAGTGAATTTTGCGTAATTATGGTAAAAAAATATTGCGCTTGAAAATTAAGATTAATATCTGATCAACTTCCAGGTGTAAATATTTCTTCAAATGAAATTGTGTATAAAGGTGTTTTTAATCTTTTGCTATCTGTTTGTGAAATCATTGATCGAATTATTTCGTTTTCGTATCATGATTCAAAATTTTCTTCCTCCTCTTCAATAAAATTTTCTTCTAAATTTACTTTTCCAGAAATTTCACCACCGTCAACTTGCAAGTTGATTAATGGTGCATTATGATTTAAATTATATTTTATTATGTATGATTTATCATTTTTTTGTACATAAATTATTTCATTTCTTCAAAATAGACCCATTATTATTGGAAAATATTTCGATCTAATTAAAAAATAATTAATTTTAGAAATTAACTGTTCTAAAGATATTTGTTTTGAAGCGTATATTCTAAGTTCTAAATCAATAGCAATTAACATTTGACTGAAATCAATATCTCTTGCAATTATAAAATTGTTTTTCTTAATTTTTTGTTCGTTATTTTCTTTTATTACAATCGCGGTTAAATTTTCAATTGTAAAAATAAAATTAGCTTCTATTAACGCTGGGTCAAATTCTTTTAAACTATCATTTGCTTCTAATGGATTTGTCATTTTACAAAACCCCCTTAAGCGTATTACTAAATAATTATATCATATTTTAATTAGGGCATTTTGTGATTAAATATTCATGTATAACAAAGGAGTATTATATATTTATGATTTGAACAATCTCAAAAAAACAATTAGAAGTTAAAATTAACGATGATGTGATGGAAATAGTGTCAGTAAAAAATGGTGGACTAGAATTTACCTATCAACAAGATAGCGAATGAAAAAAATCAAACCCAACTATGTTTCCAATTTGTGGGGGTTTAATTGACAATAAATATAAACATAATGGACTCGAATATTCAATGAACAGACATGGTTTTTGAAGAGAATTAAAAGAATGAAAAATAGTTGAGCAAAATGGTTCTTCAATATCATTTATTGTTAATTCAAATGGTAACTATAAAAATATTTATCCATTTGAATTTAAAATAAAATACACAATTTTAATTAATGATAATGATGAAATTGAAATATTAACAGAGATAAATAATTTATCAGCAAAAAATGCAATGTACTTTAACTTTGGGCATCATCCATCATTTTTGGTTGACAAAAATAATGGAATTATTACGTATGATAAAGTGCAAAAATTTACAAATGATATTACAAATGATGGTTTTTTTAAAACTAATATGCAAACAACCGATACTTGATTGAATAAAAAAATGGAAGATATTGATTTTACAAATGGTGCCTATATTGCAGATACTTCGTTAGATGCTAATGAATTTATTTATGAAGATGAGATGAGAAAAATTATTATGAAATTGAATGATTTTCCTAACATGTTAATTTGATCACCATCAAACAAAGAAAAATTCGCTTGTTTTGAACCTTGAATGGGAATACCTGATGTTGATGAAAAAAGATCAGATAGAGAAATTGCAAATAAAATTGGAATTCAATCTCTTTTGCCGGGAAATTCATATAAAAATATATTAAAAATTAAATATATTAAAAAATAGTTTTAATTAATATTTAAATAAATAAATATAGAAAGTGATTATGTATGAAAAATAAAGAAGATATTGATCCTGAAAAATATTATGAAAATGAGCAAAATTTGAATACAGATGAAATAAAACAAGGTTGAAATAGAATAGAATTAAAAAAACAAAAAGTAGATATATATTATCCATATGATTTTGGCGCATATAATGCAAAAACTGAGGGTACAATTTTTATTTTTTTAGCTTTAGTTATTCCATTTATTTTCACTGTAATTTTATCAATGTTTGGAATGTCACATAATTCAAATCTGCAATTGACAAATATAGTAATAGCATTGATTAGTGCCGCAATTGCATTTATGATAATTTTTACAAGACAAGGTAAATTGATTTGAACTTCGGGAGCATTTATTTTTTATATGTTTATTGCAATTCCTATAGTTACATCTTTATTTTCTGCGCTAGTAATTCTAATAATAGGATTAAATTCAAATGATGAAAATTATCAATTTAATTTAAGTTTAATATCTATTTTAATACAAACAATTATGGAAATAATTTTAATAGTTTTCGGGCTTGTTTATACTAAAAATTTAAGCAAAAAATTACTTGAAACTTTCAAAACTTCATGAAAATTATTATTAATATGCGTGCCAATAGGAATTTTGATTTTGTATTTTATTCCCGACTTTATATTTACATTTCTTTTGGGAAAATTATGGCCAGCTTCTGGCGAATCATCAGATAATCAAAATACACTTGTAGATTTAATTTCTGGTGTAGGTTTTAAAAAAGTTATTGGAATAATTGCTTTGTTTGCATTTTCGGTACTTGTTGCACCATTATGTGAAGAATTGTCAACAAGACATGCATGATTTTTATCATGTGGTAATAGATGGACAGGTTGAATTACTTCAGCAATATATTTTGGATATATGCACGTATCTCAAACTGGCGATTTTACACATATCATAGCTTATTTTGCATCAGGCTTATGTTTGGCCACCTTTTTTAATATCTCAAGAGGGAACGTCACCTATAATTGATTAATACATATGGGATATAATTTATTAACTTTTATTTTGATGTTGGTTTTATAAATATGACTAAGATAATTGTTTCCAAAAATGATGAAGGGCAGTCACTTTTTAAATTTATTAAAAAATGCTTTTCAACAACATCTTTATCTGTAATTTATAAATGATTTAGAACAAATAAAATAAAAGTAAATTCAAAAAAAATCAATAATGATAGCCATAAGTTATTACTTAAAGAAGGCGATGTAGTAATGGTTTTTGATTATAATAATAAAGAAATTCGTGATAAAAAAATAAATTATGATGGTAATATACCAGATATCAAAATAATGTATGAAGATGAAAATATCTTAATTATTGACAAACCAGAAAATATAGAAGTACATTCGCCAATCAATTTATCTCTTGATTTGATGGTTAAAAATTATTTGAAAAATACAAATCAGTATAACCCATTAATGGAGAATTCGTTTGTTGTAAGTCATGTTCATAGACTAGACAAATTAACAAGAGGATTAATAATTTATGCAAAAAATGCAATATCATTAACGATATTAAATAAAATAATTAATGATAAAGATAAAATAGTTAAAACATATTCTGCAGTAGTTGAAGGAAATATATTCAAAAAACAAATTATTAATGGCTGAATTTATTATGATGAACATAGTCAAAAAGCTATATTTGATGAAAAACAAGATATGCATAGAAAAGCTAAAACTGCAATTTTATTGTTAGATCCTCAAATGGTTAGAAACAATAAAACATTTATATCAATTGCTTTAAATACCGGAAGAAAACATCAAATTAGGGCTACTATGGATTATCTGAAACATCCTATTTTGAATGATTTCAGATACGGTGCAAAAAAAATCAATAATGAAAAAATGATTTTTTTATTTGCAACAGAATTAAATTTTATAGAATTACCAGAGCCATTAAATTATTTGAATGGAAAAAAATTTAGGTTAGATGTAAATATTGACTGAAACTAATGATAAAATACTAATGAAATTTATTATTCGTATTTGGGAGAATTGTTATGATAAGCACTAAAAATGGGATTATTAATACATTTGTAGGTTCGGCAATATCTATTTTTGGTGCGATTATTCAATTTATGTCTATTTACTTAGTGTTAAAAATTTATGGCACAGAATTCAATGGTTTCATTCGTATTTGTTCATCATTTACATTAGTTATAGGCACTGCTGATGGAGCCCTTGGTATTGCTACAACATTGCTATTGGTTAAACCAATTAGTCAAAACGATTGAATTACAGCAAATGAAATTTTTTCAACTTCATATAAGAAATATAGAAAAAATCTTATTTTGGTATT of the Spiroplasma endosymbiont of Labia minor genome contains:
- the mgtE gene encoding magnesium transporter; this translates as MINKTEIKKEQDKIKELIDDPKKMLELRDFFANFPNADIAELIEDLDMPIILKIIRSLNTDIAAEVFTYLSPDTQEQIIEQFTANEVKDIFEEMYTDDIIDVLDEMPANIVKKILRNTNKETRNDINFILKYDDQTAGGIMSVDFIKIREDLTIHDAIIKMRGLKNADELFDLIFVVDKFSNLKGKIYLKDLILNNTDATVEEIMDKRIVSTITSTDQEEVASLFKKYDLNVLPVVNNQNKLVGVITVDDIIDVIEEEATEDIHKMAGISPTEDSYFKTSVFKMVRSRSVWLLFLMISATLSQIVISVFVGIYTKNSVDNGNSTINNNTDITYILTVLLTPLLTVISGTSGNAGSQSSTMVIRSMALREVKTKDLAKVLWKELRVAFLCGLILVVVNFVRMTIIYAIQYKGDINRWYLWESIATLSISMFITLIIAKLVGGTLPILAKTIKLDPAVMAAPLLTTLVDALSTAVFFSIGLIFFGGMI
- the trmB gene encoding tRNA (guanosine(46)-N7)-methyltransferase TrmB, which produces MRLRNKENEKTLFLQNNENVIHEIKEQCNPAIFFDNNNPIELEIGCGKGKFIISKALENPDINFIAIEKELTVAGVALKKALNIFKNNIPDNLKFMSYDVRKISSLFLNKTISKIYLNFSDPWPKKKHEKNRLTHHYFQEIYSNLLYSDAKIVLKTDNDSLFNYSFKTIMDNYFFRVEYFTTDLYNSIYLTENISTEYEDKFTASGKNINMLIASNQI
- a CDS encoding CPBP family intramembrane glutamic endopeptidase, yielding MKNKEDIDPEKYYENEQNLNTDEIKQGWNRIELKKQKVDIYYPYDFGAYNAKTEGTIFIFLALVIPFIFTVILSMFGMSHNSNLQLTNIVIALISAAIAFMIIFTRQGKLIWTSGAFIFYMFIAIPIVTSLFSALVILIIGLNSNDENYQFNLSLISILIQTIMEIILIVFGLVYTKNLSKKLLETFKTSWKLLLICVPIGILILYFIPDFIFTFLLGKLWPASGESSDNQNTLVDLISGVGFKKVIGIIALFAFSVLVAPLCEELSTRHAWFLSCGNRWTGWITSAIYFGYMHVSQTGDFTHIIAYFASGLCLATFFNISRGNVTYNWLIHMGYNLLTFILMLVL
- a CDS encoding RluA family pseudouridine synthase; translated protein: MTKIIVSKNDEGQSLFKFIKKCFSTTSLSVIYKWFRTNKIKVNSKKINNDSHKLLLKEGDVVMVFDYNNKEIRDKKINYDGNIPDIKIMYEDENILIIDKPENIEVHSPINLSLDLMVKNYLKNTNQYNPLMENSFVVSHVHRLDKLTRGLIIYAKNAISLTILNKIINDKDKIVKTYSAVVEGNIFKKQIINGWIYYDEHSQKAIFDEKQDMHRKAKTAILLLDPQMVRNNKTFISIALNTGRKHQIRATMDYLKHPILNDFRYGAKKINNEKMIFLFATELNFIELPEPLNYLNGKKFRLDVNIDWN